From Mariprofundus sp. NF, one genomic window encodes:
- a CDS encoding cyclic nucleotide-binding domain-containing protein, whose protein sequence is MSKIVSFRKGESLISQGDEGLVAYLIQNGWVMINQNKEDGSTFQVKVGPGEIIGELALTGLVTRRSASATAITDCDAEEIDRGALIRLVNGPASKLTPVLAALLSRLKSAMVDEKQIDECMPEDPAHAVIVGLNSISRQALCNQPCTISHLPWTFGAHVPPQSVTDLFRNNQEADIRLAKGSRRVREQHIRIESDRDHGLQLHLMQYGDYCEVDEKRVGYGASDTTVPLQSGYHTVCFGDPVDPYRFGIEVLN, encoded by the coding sequence ATGTCTAAAATTGTCTCTTTCAGAAAAGGTGAATCCCTGATCAGTCAGGGCGACGAGGGGCTCGTTGCTTATCTGATTCAGAACGGCTGGGTCATGATCAACCAGAACAAAGAGGATGGCAGCACCTTTCAGGTTAAAGTCGGACCCGGTGAAATCATTGGTGAACTGGCACTGACCGGACTGGTTACCAGGCGCAGTGCATCGGCCACAGCCATTACTGACTGTGATGCTGAAGAGATTGATCGCGGCGCCCTGATCCGACTGGTCAACGGCCCGGCCAGCAAACTGACGCCGGTGCTGGCTGCACTGCTCTCACGCCTGAAAAGTGCGATGGTGGATGAGAAACAGATCGATGAATGCATGCCTGAAGATCCGGCCCATGCTGTGATCGTCGGACTCAACAGCATCTCCAGGCAGGCGCTCTGCAATCAACCCTGCACCATCTCTCATCTGCCATGGACATTCGGAGCCCATGTGCCACCGCAAAGTGTTACGGATCTGTTCCGCAACAACCAGGAGGCTGATATCCGACTGGCTAAAGGCAGCCGCCGTGTGCGCGAGCAGCATATCCGTATCGAATCGGACAGAGATCACGGTCTGCAACTACATCTGATGCAGTATGGCGATTATTGCGAAGTCGATGAGAAACGTGTTGGATATGGTGCATCTGACACGACTGTACCACTACAAAGCGGCTATCATACCGTCTGCTTCGGCGATCCGGTTGACCCTTACCGCTTTGGTATTGAGGTGTTGAATTGA